In the genome of Phlebotomus papatasi isolate M1 chromosome 2, Ppap_2.1, whole genome shotgun sequence, one region contains:
- the LOC129800841 gene encoding oocyte zinc finger protein XlCOF6: MVHEIEPRTVPDELYNLTQLAEVSLAAGKLSTKNFQENYDIEDTKPEPSTYKTQSLSMFRHNSTESFSQTDSDDSYELNQWTSRLLLDTRQIPFVQHSTAAKAQTLESTLSSDNDSNYKYSHKIFDKRKSRNLPDHVAMDVEANSQSSDSSVDGNFINVIKTESTGNQAEDIHVCPECGKKYSTSSNLARHRQTHRSLEDKKARRCPHCDKVYVSMPAFSMHVRTHNQGCECPHCGKCFSRPWLLQGHIRTHTGEKPFQCPTCSKCFADKSNLRAHIQTHSNTKPHSCNRCGKSFALKSYLYKHEESSCMRSHQKGNRSKIRQEIASNSSSIIVFKLEKKPQKKEKKIKISSNSTETYKTHLKENNDELCLRMSVIQSPIKVLDNEKNCQEEPVDFSAKKA; encoded by the exons atgGTTCATGAAATTGAACCTCGCACTGTTCCAGATGAACTCTACAACCTCACACAATTAGCGGAAGTCAGCTTGGCTGCAGGAAAGCTCAGcacaaaaaattttcaagaaaattatgACATAGAGGATACCAAGCCAGAACCATCAACATACAAAACACAATCACTTTCCATGTTTCGCCATAACTCCACGGAATCATTCTCACAGACCGATTCTGATGATTCCTATGAGCTTAATCAATGGACTAGCCGATTACTACTAGACACACGTCAAATTCCCTTTGTGCAACATTCCACAGCGGCAAAAGCACAAACATTAGAATCAACTTTAAGTTCAGACAATGACTCAAACTACAAGTATTCCCacaaaattttcgataaaagaaaATCGAGAAATCTACCAGACCACGTGGCAATGGATGTTGAAGCAAATTCACAAAGCTCTGATTCAAGTGTCGATGGAAATTTTATCAATGTGATAAAGACAGAGAGTACTGGCAATCAAGCAGAGGATATTCATGTTTGCCCTGAAtgtggaaaaaaatattcaacatCATCAAATTTAGCTAGACATCGTCAGACTCACAG ATCTTTGGAGGACAAGAAAGCCAGACGGTGTCCACATTGCGATAAAGTCTACGTTTCCATGCCAGCTTTTTCAATGCATGTAAGGACTCACAATCAAGGATGTGAATGTCCTCATTGTGGAAAATGTTTTTCGCGTCCTTGGCTTCTTCAAGGTCACATACGCACTCACACAG gGGAAAAACCATTTCAGTGCCCAACTTGTTCTAAATGTTTTGCCGATAAGTCCAATCTTCGTGCTCACATTCAAACACACTCCAATACAAAACCTCACTCATGCAACCGTTGTGGAAAATCCTTTGCTCTAAAATCCTACTTGTATAAGCACGAAGAATCATCATGTATGAGGAGCCACCAGAAGGGTAATCGAAGTAAGATACGGCAAGAGATAGCTAGCAACTCTTCGAGTATAATTGTATTTAAATTAGAGAAAAAGCCACagaaaaaggagaaaaagatcaaaatttccAGCAACTCCACCGAAACCTATAAAACGCATTTAAAAGAGAACAATGATGAATTATGCTTACGAATGAGTGTTATTCAGTCACCAATTAAAGTAttggataatgaaaaaaattgccaaGAGGAACCTGTTGATTTTTCTGCCAAAAAAGCTTGA